ACGAGGTCACCGACGACATGGCCCGCCTGTCGGTCCCGACGCGCTTCTTGCGTAGCTGGATCCAGGCCCATTACGCCGACAAGATCCTCGGGCTGCTCTCGGCCGAGCTGCCTGTCGTGGCGCGCCTCTCGCTCGGCGTGCGCTCGGCGGTGAGGCCGGTGGTCGCCGCCGTGCGGCCGACCGTCGCCGCTGCCGAGCCGGCACGCCCGGCGCCGGTGCTGCGGAGCGTCGAGCTGACGCCGCGCGAGGACGAGCTCACCTCCTCGCCGCTCGACCGGCGCATGACCTTCGACACCTTCTTCCTCGGCCGCTCCAACGCCCTCGCCCATGCCGCGGCGCAGCAGGTGGCCAAGGCCGATCCGGGCGAGCCGGCGCTCTACAACCCGCTGTTCATCCATTCCGCCGTGGGCCTGGGCAAGTCGCACCTGATCCAGGCCGTGGCCCACCTCGCCGAGGGCCGCGGCCGGCGGGTGCTCTACCTCACGGCCGAGCGCTTCATGTACAGCTTCGTCGCTGCGCTGAAGGCGCAGACCGCCATCGCCTTCAAGGAGAAGCTGCGCGCCATCGACCTGCTGGTCATCGACGACCTGCAGTTCCTGGCCGGCAAGACGCTGCAGCAGGAGTTCTGCCATACCCTCAACGCCCTCATCGACGCCGGCCGCCAGGTCGTCGTCGCCGCCGACCGTCTGCCGAGCGAGCTGGAGGCGTTGGAGGAGCGGATGCGCTCGCGCCTGTCGGGCGGGCTGGTGGTCGAGATCGCTCCCCTCGACGAGGAGCTGCGCGTCAAGATCCTCAAGGCGCGCATCGAGAGCGCGCGCGTGCATCAGCCCGGATTCGAGGTGCCGGACACCATCGTCGCCTATGTCGCGCACCAGGTGAACTCGAACGGCCGCGACCTCGACGGCGCGGTCAACCGCCTGCTCGCCCATGCCTCGCTCTCCGGGGCCGGCATGTCGCTGGAGACGGCCGAGGCCGCCATCCGCGACCTCGTCAAGAACCGCGAGCCGCGCCGCGTCAAGATCGAGGACATCCAGCGCATCGTCGCCAAGCACTACAATGTCAGCCGGGCCGACATCCTGTCGCTGCGCCG
This portion of the Labrys wisconsinensis genome encodes:
- the dnaA gene encoding chromosomal replication initiator protein DnaA gives rise to the protein MKSSESLSPSLGESALTTPDTTAAWDRVKRRLRAEFGEDVFSSWFARLDLDEVTDDMARLSVPTRFLRSWIQAHYADKILGLLSAELPVVARLSLGVRSAVRPVVAAVRPTVAAAEPARPAPVLRSVELTPREDELTSSPLDRRMTFDTFFLGRSNALAHAAAQQVAKADPGEPALYNPLFIHSAVGLGKSHLIQAVAHLAEGRGRRVLYLTAERFMYSFVAALKAQTAIAFKEKLRAIDLLVIDDLQFLAGKTLQQEFCHTLNALIDAGRQVVVAADRLPSELEALEERMRSRLSGGLVVEIAPLDEELRVKILKARIESARVHQPGFEVPDTIVAYVAHQVNSNGRDLDGAVNRLLAHASLSGAGMSLETAEAAIRDLVKNREPRRVKIEDIQRIVAKHYNVSRADILSLRRTATVVKPRQVAMYLSKALTPRSLPEIGRRFGGRDHTTVLHAVRKIEGLVGRDTSLAEEVELLKRLLSE